From the genome of Pukyongia salina, one region includes:
- a CDS encoding nucleoside permease: MKAITRIQLSIMMFLEFFIWGGWFVTMGTFLGNNLSATGAETGMAYSTQSWGAIIAPFIIGLIADRFFNAEKILAVLHLIGAFLMYQMSQATDFNVFYPYVLGYMIAYMPTLALVNSVSFNQMKDPAKEFPFIRVWGTVGWIVAGLLISFAFKWDSLDNIAEGMLAKTFLMTAIASGLLGLFSFFLPKTPPSVAKGEKVRIGDILGLDALKLLKDRNFLVFFLSSVLICIPLAFYYQNLSPFLTESGVENSTAWASAGQFSEVVFMLLLPFFFKKYGFKMTILVGMLAWGIRYLLFAFGDAGELFFMLVTGIILHGICYDFFFVSGQIYTDSKAGEKAKSAAQGLITLATYGVGMLIGFYVAGKVTDANLVSEGVHAWKDIWFFPAIFAAVVFVIFGLLFKNEKIEYKT, translated from the coding sequence ATGAAAGCAATTACTCGAATTCAATTATCGATTATGATGTTCCTGGAATTCTTTATCTGGGGTGGCTGGTTTGTTACAATGGGAACATTTTTGGGCAACAACCTGTCTGCAACGGGTGCAGAAACCGGCATGGCATATTCAACGCAGTCGTGGGGAGCCATCATCGCCCCATTTATTATAGGACTTATCGCCGACCGATTTTTTAATGCGGAGAAGATCTTAGCCGTATTACATCTCATTGGTGCCTTCCTGATGTACCAAATGTCGCAAGCGACAGATTTCAACGTATTTTATCCCTATGTTCTTGGGTATATGATCGCCTATATGCCTACCCTGGCTTTGGTTAATTCTGTTTCCTTCAATCAAATGAAAGATCCCGCGAAAGAATTTCCCTTTATCAGGGTTTGGGGTACAGTGGGCTGGATAGTGGCTGGCCTTCTAATAAGCTTCGCGTTTAAATGGGATTCTCTGGATAATATTGCCGAAGGAATGTTGGCCAAAACTTTTTTAATGACAGCAATTGCCTCGGGACTACTTGGATTATTTAGTTTCTTCCTTCCCAAAACACCTCCAAGTGTGGCAAAAGGCGAAAAGGTGCGTATTGGAGATATTCTAGGACTTGATGCGTTAAAATTATTAAAGGACAGAAACTTTTTGGTATTCTTTTTATCCTCAGTACTTATATGCATTCCTCTGGCATTCTACTATCAAAATTTAAGTCCGTTCCTAACCGAATCGGGCGTGGAGAATTCTACTGCCTGGGCTTCGGCTGGACAGTTCTCGGAAGTGGTGTTCATGTTGCTTCTTCCGTTCTTCTTCAAGAAATATGGATTTAAAATGACCATTTTGGTAGGTATGTTGGCATGGGGGATCCGTTACCTTCTATTTGCATTTGGTGATGCAGGCGAGTTATTCTTTATGCTCGTTACCGGGATCATTCTACATGGGATTTGTTATGATTTCTTCTTTGTTTCCGGCCAGATCTATACCGATAGCAAAGCAGGTGAAAAAGCAAAAAGTGCAGCACAAGGTCTTATCACCTTAGCGACCTATGGAGTGGGTATGCTAATAGGGTTCTATGTGGCCGGAAAAGTAACAGACGCTAACCTGGTTTCGGAAGGTGTTCACGCATGGAAGGACATTTGGTTCTTCCCTGCCATTTTTGCCGCAGTTGTATTTGTGATCTTTGGATTGCTATTTAAAAATGAAAAAATAGAATATAAAACTTAA
- a CDS encoding GMC oxidoreductase: protein MINPNENYDAIVVGSGISGGWAAKELCENGLKTLVLERGRMVEHIKDYHTMNMDPWEFEFKGQLPKSEQDKQLKQARSGYTTDEAHRHFFVNDLEHPYNEKKRFDWLRGYHVGGRSLVWGRQSYRLSDIDFSANKKEGIAVDWPVRYKDIAPWYDKVEEFIGVSGENLGLPHLPDGKFCPPMELNCAETDLKDKIAKNYDDGRVLTIGRAAHITGTQTFQGRSNCQFRNRCMRGCPFGGYFSSNSSTLPAAERTGNLTIRPHSIVAEVLYDEATGKASGVKVIDAESKEEIVFNAKVIFLCASAIASASILMQSKSKRFPNGMGNDSGELGHNIMDHHFKAGAWANVPGFEDKHYKGRRPNGIYVPRFRNLGGKTDQKTFKRGYGYQGGASRSHYNEMVAELAYGQNLKESVVKPGKWRMLLLGFGECLPYHENKMTLDYDNLDQWGLPTVTFDAEWKENEYEMRKDMVQQAVEMLSNAGYEDIEPWDDPGAPGLGIHEMGTARMGRDPKTSVCNGNNQLHAVPNVYVTDGAFMTSASCVNPSLSYMAFSARAANHAAQQIKKEA from the coding sequence ATGATTAACCCTAATGAAAATTACGATGCCATAGTTGTAGGCTCTGGTATTAGTGGCGGATGGGCCGCCAAAGAACTGTGTGAAAACGGTCTAAAGACCCTCGTTCTGGAACGAGGAAGAATGGTAGAACATATTAAAGATTACCACACCATGAATATGGATCCGTGGGAATTCGAATTCAAAGGACAACTGCCAAAAAGTGAACAGGACAAACAATTAAAACAAGCCAGATCCGGATATACTACAGATGAAGCTCACCGACATTTCTTTGTGAACGACCTGGAACACCCTTATAACGAAAAGAAGCGATTCGATTGGCTTCGCGGATATCACGTTGGTGGACGTTCTTTAGTTTGGGGTAGACAGAGTTACAGATTGAGTGATATCGATTTTAGCGCGAATAAGAAGGAAGGAATTGCTGTAGACTGGCCGGTTCGATACAAAGATATTGCACCCTGGTACGATAAAGTTGAGGAATTTATAGGGGTAAGTGGAGAGAACCTTGGTCTTCCACATCTACCGGACGGTAAATTTTGCCCTCCCATGGAATTAAATTGTGCAGAGACCGATTTGAAAGACAAAATAGCTAAAAATTATGACGACGGTCGGGTACTAACCATCGGTCGTGCTGCTCATATTACCGGGACTCAAACTTTTCAGGGACGTTCCAATTGTCAATTTAGAAATCGCTGTATGAGGGGTTGTCCGTTTGGCGGCTATTTCAGCAGTAATTCTTCTACACTACCTGCAGCCGAACGAACCGGGAATCTAACGATCCGTCCACATTCAATTGTAGCAGAAGTTTTATACGATGAGGCAACAGGAAAAGCTTCGGGAGTTAAAGTTATAGATGCAGAGTCTAAGGAAGAGATCGTTTTTAATGCGAAAGTGATCTTCCTGTGTGCTTCGGCAATAGCGTCTGCCAGTATCCTGATGCAGTCTAAAAGTAAACGTTTTCCTAATGGTATGGGGAACGACAGTGGTGAGTTGGGACATAATATTATGGACCACCATTTCAAAGCCGGAGCCTGGGCAAATGTTCCCGGTTTTGAAGACAAACATTATAAAGGACGCAGACCCAACGGGATCTATGTTCCCAGATTCAGGAATCTAGGTGGAAAGACAGACCAGAAAACCTTTAAAAGAGGATATGGTTACCAGGGAGGTGCCAGCAGGAGCCATTACAACGAAATGGTTGCCGAGTTGGCCTACGGACAAAACCTCAAGGAATCTGTGGTAAAACCCGGAAAATGGCGAATGTTGTTATTAGGCTTCGGGGAATGTCTGCCATATCATGAAAATAAAATGACCCTTGATTACGATAACCTCGATCAATGGGGATTACCAACAGTAACCTTCGATGCCGAATGGAAAGAGAACGAATACGAAATGCGGAAGGATATGGTACAACAGGCGGTAGAGATGCTTAGTAATGCAGGATATGAGGATATAGAACCCTGGGACGATCCGGGTGCTCCGGGATTGGGAATTCATGAAATGGGAACTGCCAGAATGGGCCGGGACCCAAAGACCTCTGTGTGTAACGGAAACAATCAATTACATGCGGTTCCTAATGTTTATGTAACCGATGGAGCATTTATGACCTCCGCCAGTTGTGTAAATCCGTCACTTTCGTATATGGCCTTTAGTGCCAGAGCAGCGAATCACGCAGCTCAACAAATTAAAAAAGAAGCATAA
- a CDS encoding hydroxypyruvate isomerase family protein, with protein MERRQFIKQGALAGSLFSLGGSALASELWPQSYSQAHSFNLKYAPHIGMFKEHAGNDVVSQLEFMAAQGFKAFEDNEMQKRPVEEQERMASAMQRLSMEMGVFVAHTIYWKEPNLASGNKEKREEFISEIKRSVEVAKRVNAKWMTVVPGHVDLKLNMNYQMANVIETLKQASEILEPHGLTMVLEPLNFRNHPGMFLSESPQAFEICKAVGSPSCKILFDVYHQQIQEGNLIPNIEACWDEIAYFQMGDNPGRNEPGTGEINYKNIFRFIHKKGFTGILGMEHGNSIKGIEGEQQVINAYKEADSFL; from the coding sequence ATGGAAAGACGTCAATTTATAAAACAGGGAGCTCTTGCGGGTTCCCTGTTCTCTTTAGGAGGAAGTGCACTAGCCAGCGAGCTATGGCCTCAATCATACTCTCAGGCACATTCGTTTAATTTAAAATATGCACCTCATATTGGTATGTTTAAAGAACATGCGGGAAATGATGTGGTGAGTCAGCTGGAGTTTATGGCGGCGCAGGGATTTAAGGCCTTCGAAGATAATGAAATGCAAAAACGCCCTGTGGAAGAACAAGAACGAATGGCATCGGCTATGCAGCGCCTTAGCATGGAAATGGGAGTATTTGTTGCACACACTATTTATTGGAAGGAACCCAATCTTGCAAGTGGGAATAAGGAAAAAAGAGAAGAATTCATTTCAGAAATAAAAAGATCTGTAGAGGTTGCCAAACGTGTAAATGCAAAATGGATGACAGTGGTGCCGGGGCATGTAGATTTGAAATTAAACATGAACTACCAGATGGCCAACGTGATAGAGACCCTAAAACAAGCCAGTGAAATTCTCGAACCACATGGCCTTACCATGGTACTCGAGCCGCTTAATTTCAGGAATCATCCGGGCATGTTTCTAAGCGAATCACCACAGGCATTCGAAATTTGCAAGGCTGTGGGCAGTCCGTCCTGCAAGATACTTTTTGATGTGTATCATCAACAGATCCAGGAGGGGAATCTAATTCCAAATATAGAGGCCTGCTGGGATGAGATCGCTTATTTTCAGATGGGTGATAACCCGGGAAGAAACGAACCCGGCACGGGCGAGATCAATTATAAGAATATCTTTCGCTTTATTCACAAAAAAGGATTTACCGGAATCCTGGGAATGGAACACGGGAACTCTATTAAGGGGATAGAGGGGGAACAACAGGTAATTAATGCCTATAAAGAGGCCGATAGTTTTTTATAA
- a CDS encoding alpha/beta fold hydrolase, with the protein MKQLLPKIIGRTFNLLAPVFPKYTRNRAFDLLCRIKHIPVTETGRKFFDVGETIWMDIAGINTALHRWGKGPVKVLFLHGWMSNSQRWKKYVESLDPEQYSCYALDAPGHGDSYSNYMNIEIFRQAYEQAIRTIGEVDVVVGHSFGNLVAGYQYLYSPSVAVKNYVIMGSIEGLEPVFGYCREKMDLSPGMINNLGVRFNEVLKLPHSDITMKHFFRKLDKPLFLIHEETDTVTPIGPIKEAASEAKNIEYHYTNGLDHTLKSDEVLNLVLEFIETQTKKGRHVLERI; encoded by the coding sequence ATGAAGCAGTTACTACCAAAAATCATCGGGCGAACATTCAACTTATTGGCACCGGTATTCCCAAAGTATACACGAAACCGTGCTTTCGACCTATTATGCAGGATCAAACACATCCCAGTTACTGAAACGGGAAGAAAATTTTTTGATGTGGGCGAAACTATCTGGATGGATATTGCCGGCATTAATACTGCCTTACATCGATGGGGTAAGGGCCCGGTGAAGGTACTCTTTTTACATGGCTGGATGAGTAATTCCCAGCGATGGAAGAAATATGTAGAATCCCTGGATCCAGAGCAATATAGCTGTTATGCGCTGGATGCACCGGGACATGGAGACTCCTACTCGAATTACATGAACATAGAGATCTTTCGACAGGCATATGAACAGGCAATCCGGACGATAGGAGAAGTAGATGTGGTGGTTGGGCATTCCTTTGGCAATTTGGTAGCCGGCTATCAATATCTGTATAGTCCTTCAGTGGCGGTAAAGAATTATGTGATAATGGGATCGATCGAAGGATTAGAGCCCGTATTTGGGTATTGCAGAGAAAAGATGGACCTTTCTCCCGGGATGATTAACAATCTCGGTGTGCGGTTCAATGAAGTTTTAAAGCTTCCACATAGTGATATCACTATGAAGCATTTTTTTCGGAAGTTGGATAAGCCCTTATTTCTCATTCATGAGGAAACAGACACCGTTACCCCCATCGGGCCGATAAAAGAGGCCGCTTCAGAAGCAAAGAATATAGAATACCATTATACCAACGGGCTTGATCATACCCTAAAGAGTGATGAAGTATTGAATCTGGTGTTAGAATTTATTGAAACACAAACTAAAAAAGGTAGACATGTACTTGAAAGAATTTGA
- a CDS encoding TetR/AcrR family transcriptional regulator, with protein sequence MRNSEATKNRIINESANLFNTQGYKATSISDITRATGLTKGAIYRHFENKQDLEQHALRRLSKLMFEEIGDLIRKANSFQTKFEAIFTFFENYMNAPLYEGGCPLMNAAVETDDTNPVLRQQAYNMLAHLRASMAKLLANGIKNGQVKPDIDVSFYSTIFIAGLEGGIMMSKLERNDEAIQHTIHHLRSLVKELSI encoded by the coding sequence ATGAGAAATTCCGAAGCCACTAAAAACCGTATTATAAACGAAAGTGCAAACCTTTTTAATACACAAGGTTATAAGGCAACTTCTATAAGTGATATTACCAGGGCTACGGGCTTAACCAAGGGTGCTATATACAGGCATTTTGAAAACAAACAGGACCTTGAACAGCATGCGCTCCGTCGCTTGTCTAAACTAATGTTCGAGGAGATTGGTGATTTGATCAGGAAGGCAAATTCATTTCAAACAAAATTTGAAGCCATCTTTACTTTCTTTGAAAATTATATGAATGCGCCACTATATGAAGGTGGTTGTCCATTAATGAATGCTGCTGTTGAAACAGATGATACAAATCCTGTACTAAGGCAACAGGCCTATAATATGCTTGCACATTTAAGGGCATCTATGGCAAAATTACTGGCGAACGGGATTAAAAACGGGCAGGTAAAACCGGATATAGATGTTTCGTTTTACAGCACCATCTTTATTGCCGGCCTGGAAGGAGGGATCATGATGAGTAAGCTGGAACGTAATGATGAAGCGATACAACACACCATACATCACCTAAGAAGCCTGGTAAAAGAATTGTCTATATAA
- a CDS encoding sugar phosphate isomerase/epimerase family protein, whose protein sequence is MKKFFTLFVLSSVILSCGNKTESNSEVAEIDQNTEVKSPDPEVKLSLAQWSLHRRYKAKDGNPFNFARDAKELGFDAVEFVTQLYTKQIEELGHDAVVDSLLAENKRHGVKCVLIMVDDEGDLADPDEKARDLAVENHKKWVDAAAKLGGHAIRVNTFGTNDPKVWSETVVDGLKKLSEYAATKNINVLAENHGWLSSDADKLMAAIEKVNLPNCGTLPDFGNWCIKRENNERWGKCVEEYPDYYRGIELMMPAAKAVSAKANTFDENGNESRIDYYRMMQIVKDAGYDGHIGVEFESEEIDEPEGIIKTKKLIEKAAAKAN, encoded by the coding sequence ATGAAAAAATTCTTCACCTTATTCGTCTTATCCTCAGTGATTCTCTCATGTGGTAATAAGACTGAATCAAATTCAGAAGTTGCCGAAATAGACCAGAACACAGAAGTGAAATCTCCGGATCCAGAAGTAAAATTATCATTGGCACAATGGTCCTTACACCGTCGTTACAAAGCTAAGGATGGCAATCCATTTAATTTTGCCCGGGATGCTAAAGAACTAGGTTTCGATGCAGTGGAATTTGTTACACAACTTTATACAAAACAGATTGAGGAGTTAGGGCACGATGCCGTTGTAGATTCCTTGTTGGCAGAGAACAAGCGACACGGTGTAAAATGTGTCCTTATCATGGTAGACGACGAAGGTGACCTAGCCGATCCTGATGAAAAAGCACGAGATCTCGCCGTGGAAAACCATAAGAAATGGGTAGATGCGGCTGCAAAATTAGGAGGCCATGCAATTCGCGTTAATACATTTGGAACCAACGACCCCAAGGTTTGGAGCGAAACCGTAGTGGATGGATTAAAAAAACTTTCCGAATACGCCGCTACTAAAAACATCAATGTCCTGGCAGAAAATCATGGATGGTTATCTTCAGACGCAGATAAACTAATGGCCGCTATCGAAAAGGTGAACTTGCCTAATTGTGGTACCTTACCCGATTTCGGGAATTGGTGTATAAAACGTGAAAACAACGAACGATGGGGAAAATGCGTAGAGGAATATCCCGATTACTACCGAGGGATCGAACTTATGATGCCGGCCGCTAAAGCAGTGAGCGCAAAAGCGAATACATTCGATGAAAACGGAAATGAGTCCAGGATAGACTATTATCGCATGATGCAGATCGTAAAGGACGCCGGATATGATGGACATATTGGAGTAGAATTCGAATCGGAGGAAATCGATGAGCCGGAAGGGATTATAAAAACGAAGAAACTAATAGAAAAGGCAGCTGCCAAAGCTAATTAA
- a CDS encoding Gfo/Idh/MocA family protein, with the protein MSKKLKWGVLGGGGDSLIGVLHRVAASMFDSYQLTGAVFNPDHEKSIEFANEIGIPTDRIYPDFDTMVDAELSLPESERIQVFSVLTPNFLHFPMAKKLLESGFHVICEKPMTMNYQEALELKEIQKKKNNVFALTHTYTGYPMVRQMKKMIAEGAIGEVQKVDAQYYQGWINPIIHDPKLRATTWRLDPEKSGISCCMGDIGVHAYQMLEYMTGIEIRSVLADLNYLYEDNKMDIDGTVLLRLGDQAKGVLRASQIATAEENNFSVAVFGREGTLKWEQENPNYLYLLKDGKPIQTLKPGNIYNSALSLDGTKLPPGHPEGIFDAMGNIYKGVAKAIRGQDYDPAEFPGIRDGVRGMKFIETVVASHAEGNVWKKL; encoded by the coding sequence ATGAGTAAAAAACTGAAATGGGGCGTGCTAGGCGGCGGAGGTGATTCCTTAATTGGTGTACTTCACCGTGTTGCGGCCAGTATGTTTGATAGCTATCAGCTCACCGGAGCGGTCTTTAATCCCGATCATGAGAAAAGCATAGAATTTGCAAACGAAATTGGTATCCCTACAGACCGCATTTATCCCGATTTTGATACTATGGTGGATGCAGAACTTTCCCTGCCGGAAAGTGAACGTATCCAGGTATTTTCGGTGCTTACACCTAATTTTCTGCATTTTCCCATGGCGAAGAAATTGCTGGAGTCCGGCTTTCACGTGATCTGTGAAAAACCTATGACCATGAATTACCAGGAAGCTTTGGAGCTTAAGGAGATTCAGAAGAAAAAAAATAATGTGTTTGCGTTAACCCATACCTACACTGGGTATCCTATGGTTCGGCAAATGAAAAAAATGATTGCTGAAGGGGCCATAGGTGAGGTTCAGAAAGTAGACGCTCAATACTACCAGGGGTGGATCAACCCCATTATCCACGATCCGAAACTAAGGGCAACCACCTGGAGATTAGACCCGGAAAAATCGGGAATCAGCTGCTGTATGGGTGATATTGGTGTCCATGCCTACCAAATGCTCGAATATATGACGGGGATAGAAATAAGGTCTGTACTTGCCGATCTTAATTATCTATACGAAGATAATAAGATGGATATAGACGGTACGGTCTTACTTCGCCTTGGCGACCAGGCGAAAGGTGTTCTACGTGCTAGCCAGATTGCTACGGCAGAGGAGAATAATTTTTCGGTTGCTGTATTTGGAAGAGAAGGCACGTTGAAATGGGAACAGGAAAATCCCAATTATCTGTATCTTTTAAAAGACGGAAAGCCTATTCAAACTCTAAAGCCGGGTAATATTTATAACAGCGCGTTGTCCTTAGATGGAACCAAACTTCCTCCAGGGCATCCCGAAGGTATTTTCGATGCGATGGGAAATATATACAAAGGAGTTGCAAAAGCCATTCGGGGACAAGATTACGACCCCGCAGAATTTCCCGGGATACGAGATGGTGTGCGTGGAATGAAATTTATCGAAACAGTCGTTGCCTCTCACGCCGAAGGCAATGTGTGGAAGAAACTATAA
- a CDS encoding YheT family hydrolase yields MPLVTSSYRAKGLFKNAHFSTIYSAKIRQAPRLVQTRERVTLSDSDFIDLDFSFTPGGSTKIAILLHGLEGNAQRSYIKGQARVLTENSWNVCAVNYRGCSGEPNRLYKSYNAGKTDDLDEIIHYILQKDSYTEIALIGFSLGGNLLLKYLGERESVPKEIKKSIAVSAPLSLEGSLNSLTRFHNWIYRTSFLYDLRKKYVQKVKLFPELASASESKKIRSLLDFDNIYTAPAHGFKDAYDYYHKNSSGQFLKQIKIPILILNAENDSFLSDRCYPRELASELKNIYLETPKYGGHVGFVGPNNIYYNETRALEFLNSNH; encoded by the coding sequence ATGCCATTAGTAACTTCCTCCTATCGTGCAAAGGGATTATTTAAAAACGCACATTTTTCCACCATTTATTCGGCAAAGATCAGGCAAGCTCCCAGGCTGGTTCAAACAAGAGAACGTGTTACCCTTAGTGATTCAGATTTTATCGACCTCGACTTTAGTTTTACGCCCGGGGGGTCAACCAAAATCGCCATTTTATTACACGGCCTGGAAGGTAATGCTCAACGCAGCTATATAAAAGGGCAGGCGAGAGTGCTCACGGAAAATAGCTGGAATGTATGTGCTGTGAACTATCGTGGTTGCAGTGGAGAACCTAACCGGTTATACAAGTCGTATAACGCAGGTAAAACAGACGATCTGGATGAGATCATTCATTATATCTTGCAAAAGGATTCCTATACGGAGATCGCTCTTATTGGTTTTAGTCTCGGTGGAAATCTCTTATTGAAATATCTCGGGGAACGGGAGTCTGTTCCGAAGGAGATCAAAAAAAGCATTGCTGTTTCGGCACCCTTGAGTTTGGAAGGGTCGCTCAATTCTCTAACGAGATTTCACAATTGGATCTACCGAACTTCTTTTTTGTATGACCTTCGGAAGAAATATGTACAAAAAGTTAAGCTATTCCCCGAACTGGCTTCGGCTTCAGAAAGTAAAAAGATAAGATCCCTGCTGGATTTTGATAATATTTATACGGCCCCGGCACACGGATTTAAAGACGCTTACGATTATTACCACAAAAACAGTAGTGGGCAATTCTTAAAACAAATCAAAATCCCGATTTTAATTCTCAATGCCGAAAACGATAGTTTTTTAAGTGATCGATGTTATCCGAGAGAACTTGCATCAGAATTAAAAAACATTTATCTTGAAACTCCAAAGTACGGAGGACATGTGGGCTTTGTAGGCCCTAATAACATCTATTATAATGAGACCCGTGCCCTGGAGTTTTTAAATTCTAATCACTAA
- a CDS encoding plastocyanin/azurin family copper-binding protein — protein sequence MKILRFTILLLMLGLIYNCGGEKEKKEEKEEIKIGNKKEAVTEKSNSVNIGLTGNDLMQFDKNEIKVKAGQEVTLTLRHIGKLDLKVMGHNFVLLKPGVSIPEFSIKAGEAGEALDWIPENSDDVIVHTKMIGGGQTTSITFTAPAAGTYDFICSFPGHSGLMKGKFIVE from the coding sequence ATGAAAATATTAAGATTTACGATACTCCTTCTAATGTTGGGCCTTATTTACAACTGCGGTGGTGAAAAAGAGAAAAAGGAAGAAAAGGAAGAAATCAAGATAGGTAATAAGAAAGAAGCTGTTACCGAAAAATCCAATAGTGTGAACATTGGCCTTACCGGAAATGATCTCATGCAGTTCGACAAGAACGAGATCAAAGTAAAAGCAGGCCAGGAAGTTACTTTAACCCTCCGGCATATAGGAAAGCTCGATTTAAAGGTAATGGGACATAATTTTGTTCTACTCAAGCCTGGAGTCTCTATTCCCGAATTTTCTATTAAAGCTGGTGAAGCTGGTGAAGCTTTAGATTGGATCCCGGAAAATTCTGATGATGTAATTGTACATACCAAAATGATAGGTGGAGGACAAACCACCTCCATTACCTTTACCGCTCCAGCTGCTGGGACTTACGATTTTATTTGCAGTTTCCCCGGGCATTCGGGCCTTATGAAAGGTAAATTTATTGTAGAATAG
- a CDS encoding gluconate 2-dehydrogenase subunit 3 family protein translates to MDRRQALRNIGFGAGVMVATPTVISLLQSCKTEADKPAYVPVFTTAGEFHALTTMVDLMIPSDETVPGAVDVGVPQFIDSYWQEVTPTTQGKIWAERYEPLQANIKTFLKLLADEFRTTFNKELEDGEATEYDQILAKYLKSSEEEQRAKYIKMSEFYEAYDADPTTSPDPDAAVFSLVAGIRGMSIWAWKSSEEIGKNVLWYDPVPGQQKGCIPLSEAGNGNAMAL, encoded by the coding sequence ATGGATAGAAGACAAGCACTACGTAATATAGGATTTGGAGCCGGAGTAATGGTTGCCACGCCTACAGTTATCAGTCTGTTACAGAGCTGTAAAACTGAAGCTGATAAACCGGCCTATGTTCCGGTTTTCACTACAGCCGGTGAATTTCATGCACTAACAACCATGGTGGATCTTATGATCCCTTCAGATGAGACGGTACCGGGGGCGGTGGATGTAGGAGTGCCTCAGTTTATCGATTCGTATTGGCAAGAGGTAACGCCAACAACTCAGGGAAAGATCTGGGCAGAAAGATATGAGCCGTTACAGGCGAACATAAAGACATTTCTTAAATTACTCGCAGATGAATTCCGAACCACTTTCAATAAAGAACTTGAGGATGGAGAAGCCACCGAGTATGACCAGATTCTGGCCAAATATCTAAAGTCGAGTGAGGAAGAGCAACGCGCTAAGTATATAAAGATGTCCGAGTTTTACGAAGCTTATGATGCCGATCCAACTACTTCGCCCGATCCAGACGCAGCAGTTTTTAGCCTGGTCGCCGGAATTAGAGGGATGAGCATCTGGGCATGGAAATCCAGCGAGGAGATTGGCAAGAACGTACTGTGGTATGATCCTGTACCAGGACAACAGAAGGGATGTATACCTTTAAGCGAAGCCGGCAATGGAAATGCGATGGCTTTATAA
- a CDS encoding acyl-CoA thioesterase → MYLKEFEIRWNDLDANRHLANSSYVMYMSHTRMSFLNEHGFDAQTMDKYNIGPVVFHEHLYFFKESLGGKIKVSFELGGISEDGKFFKFVHNFYNDKGENLASCDMQGGWMDLSSRKLTALPPELIEKIKLSPHTADFKILTKEDMRAFGRKPKNLQF, encoded by the coding sequence ATGTACTTGAAAGAATTTGAAATACGATGGAACGACCTGGATGCCAACAGGCATCTCGCAAATAGCTCGTATGTAATGTATATGAGCCATACCCGTATGAGCTTCCTGAACGAGCACGGCTTCGACGCCCAAACGATGGACAAATACAATATTGGCCCGGTGGTATTTCATGAACATCTATACTTTTTCAAAGAATCCCTGGGAGGAAAGATTAAAGTTAGTTTCGAACTTGGAGGGATAAGCGAGGACGGTAAATTCTTCAAATTCGTTCACAATTTCTACAATGATAAAGGAGAGAATCTAGCTAGTTGCGATATGCAGGGAGGGTGGATGGATCTTTCATCGCGGAAACTCACAGCACTCCCTCCAGAATTGATCGAAAAAATTAAACTATCACCTCACACAGCTGATTTTAAAATACTCACTAAAGAAGATATGCGCGCATTTGGCAGGAAACCTAAGAACCTTCAGTTTTAG